GTAAGAACATGGGTCCGAGGCTCGGACCGTTCCTGGCCAGCATGGACAAGCAGTTCGTCATCGGAAGGCTCAACGAAGCATCTCTGTGAAAGGCAAGGGGGAGCATTCCCCCATTTATTTATCGGACAAGAGGGATTTGAGAACATGGAGTACAGAGAGCTTCTGCCCATTCTGACCATCGTAGGCATGATCGCCACGGTCCTGTCGTTCCTGGTGTATGTGTTCGTCCCTAGCGGAGTCTTCATCGGGACGTTCATCATCGGAATGGTCCTGATGGTAGGAGGATATACCCTCTCCGCACTTAGCTCCAGGAAGATCGAGAAGGAATTGGCATCGAGGGAAGAGGCCGCTATGGACAGGGGATGCATAATCTCTCTTGACGGCCCATACCAGCCTGTCGGCGACGATGCCACGATAGAGGTCCTGGAGTAATCGGCATGTCCGCTCTCAACGCACGCATCCTGTACCTTTTCTTCGATTCCGCCAACATGCACAGGTGGAACGACCATCTCAGGCCGGTCGATCTGACGGAGATGGACAAGCAGGCACACAAGGCCGCCATATCCTGGATGATCGGCAAGTTCGAGGAGAAGGCTGGCAAATCCGTGGACTGGAAGAGGCTCATAGAGCACCAGATCTTCTCGTTCATACAGCGCGCCGTTCTCACAGACCTGAAGCCCCAGGTCTTCCACAAGATCTCTCAGGACAGGAGAGAGGATGTCAACGAGTTCGTCATCTCAGAATATGACAGGTTGATCCCCGATTCCGATCCGGATTTCAGGCAGAGATTCATCACATACCTCGAGAAGGACTACAAGTCTCACGAGGATGACATCATCCGTGCAGCTCACTATCTGGCCACACGCTGGGAGTTCAATCTGATCTATGATTCCAATAGATCGCTTTACGGCATCGATATCACCCGCAACGAGATCGACGAGCAGATCGACCAGCATATGGATCTGGCCGGGGTGCGCGAGATCGCCACCTCAAGGAGCGATTCCTTCAATTTCATCGACCTGATCGGACAGCTGAGATTCCAGCAGCGCTGGGCGAGGACGCCCCGCATCCCCAAGACGACGGTTCTGGGGCACTCCCTGATGGTCGCCAATTCGATGTTCCTCAACGATCTGGATGCCGGTGCCTCAGATAGGCAGATCTACAACGATTACTACACCGGTCTATTCCACGATCTTCCCGAGGTGCTCACCAAGGATGTCATCACGCCGATCAAGGTGAACGTCTCCGGATTGGCATCCCTGCTGGAGGATTACGAGAGGGATCTGGTGGAGAGCAAGATCCTCCCCTTGTTGGCGCCGGAGTGGCATGAGGAGTTCATGTTCATGGTCATGGACCCGTTCGACGATGCTACCAATCCTAAGTTCGGGAGGAGGAACGGTTACGACCTCAAGACCTGCGACAACCTCGCCGCTTACATGGAGGCGCACATCTCCATCTGCTACGGAGTGAGCTCAACCACCCTCAGACAGGGCGAGAAGGACATCCGCGCCAAGCTTCTGGACAGGAAGGGAAGCATAGATACCGCAAGGATCGTTGCCGATCTGGACACCATGAATATTTGATATACCAAACCGATACCGCCCTCATGAGGAAGGATTTCGGAGCCAAACCATGCATCTATCCCGAGCCTGTTCTGATCATCGGTACATACAACAGTGACGGAACGCCCAATGCGATGAATGCGGCATGGGGAGGAATCCATGAGGACACGGAGATCAGCATCTGTCTTTCTCCGGAGCATAAGACGGTAGAGAACATCCTGAAGCGCAAGGCGTTCACTGTCGGTTTCGCAACGCAGGAGACTGTCGTTGGATCCGATTACGTCGGTATCGTATCTGGGAACAATGTCCCGAATAAGTTCGAGAAGGCAGGATTCCACGCCGAGAAGAGCAAAAAGGTGGATGCTCCGATAATCATGGAGCTCCCTATCTGTCTGGAGTGCAAACTTAAGAGCTACACCAAGAGCAACTGCGAGTGTATCGGTGAGATCGTCAATCTGAACATCGATGATGCGATCCTCACGGATGGCAAGGTGGACCTCAGCAAATACCACCCGATAATCTACGATGCGATCAACCACGATTATCTCGCGTTCGGCGAAGTCGTC
The nucleotide sequence above comes from Methanomassiliicoccales archaeon LGM-RCC1. Encoded proteins:
- a CDS encoding HD domain-containing protein encodes the protein MSALNARILYLFFDSANMHRWNDHLRPVDLTEMDKQAHKAAISWMIGKFEEKAGKSVDWKRLIEHQIFSFIQRAVLTDLKPQVFHKISQDRREDVNEFVISEYDRLIPDSDPDFRQRFITYLEKDYKSHEDDIIRAAHYLATRWEFNLIYDSNRSLYGIDITRNEIDEQIDQHMDLAGVREIATSRSDSFNFIDLIGQLRFQQRWARTPRIPKTTVLGHSLMVANSMFLNDLDAGASDRQIYNDYYTGLFHDLPEVLTKDVITPIKVNVSGLASLLEDYERDLVESKILPLLAPEWHEEFMFMVMDPFDDATNPKFGRRNGYDLKTCDNLAAYMEAHISICYGVSSTTLRQGEKDIRAKLLDRKGSIDTARIVADLDTMNI
- a CDS encoding flavin reductase: MRKDFGAKPCIYPEPVLIIGTYNSDGTPNAMNAAWGGIHEDTEISICLSPEHKTVENILKRKAFTVGFATQETVVGSDYVGIVSGNNVPNKFEKAGFHAEKSKKVDAPIIMELPICLECKLKSYTKSNCECIGEIVNLNIDDAILTDGKVDLSKYHPIIYDAINHDYLAFGEVVGKAFSDGKKLK